The segment TTCGATTGCCGCGGGCGGCTGGTAGTCCAGGGCCGAGTGGAGGCGGGTGGTGTTGTACCAGTGGACCCATTCGGCGGTGGCGATCTCGACGGCGTTGGTGCTCGTCCACGGTCCTTTCTTGTAGATCAGTTCGTGTTTGTACAGCGAGTTGAGGGCTTCGGCCATCGCGTTGTCGTAGGAGTCACCACGCGAGCCGACGGAGGCGATGGCGCCGGCCTCGTGGAGGGCCTGGGTGTAGCGGATGGCTCGGTATTGCACGCCGCGGTCGGAGTGGTGGATCAGTGCGGTGAGGTCCTGCCCGGCCCGCCGGCGCAGCCACAAGCCCATGGCGAGGGCGTCGATGGCGAGGTCGGCGAACATGCGGGTCGAGGTCTGCCAGCCGACGATCATCCGCGAGAATACGTCCAGCACGAACGCCACGTACACCCAGCCGACCTCGGTCCGCACGTAGGTGATGTCGGCAACCCACAACTGATTCGGCGCTTGCGCAGCGAACTGTCGGTCGACCAGATCCGCCGGGCGTTCAGTCTCGGGTGCAGGTCTGGTGGTGCGCGGGAACTTCCCGCGCACGATCCCCCGAATCCCCAGGTCAGCGCAGAGTCGTTCGATGGTGCACTTGGCCACGGTGATCCCTTCCAGGTGGAGGGCGGCGCGGATCTTGCGGCGTCCGTAGATGCCGCCGGAGGCCTCATAGACCCGCATGATCTGGGTTTTCAGGTACTCGTCGCGCACCGCCCGAGCCGAGGGCGCTCGGGTGCGGGCGGCGTAGTAGGTCGATGGCGCGATCGCACAGCCGGCCTCGGTCAGGGCGGTGCAGATCGCCTCAACGGGCCATCGATGTCGGTGCTGATCGATGAAGGCGACGATCAGCGGTGTGGCCGGTCGAGCTCGGCCGCGAAGAAAGCCGATGCCGTCTTCAAGATCTCGTTTGCCCGACGCAGCTCTCGAACTTCCTTCTCCAACAAGCGGATCCGCTCGATATCCGAGACCGTCTCGATCCCAGGCGTAGCGGCTTGGCCGTCTTCGACGCGGCGGACCCAGTTCCGCAGGGTTTCGGGGTTGATGTCGAGTTGCTTGGCGATCCGAGCCAACGCGCCCGGCGCGGTCTCGGGATCCTTCCGAGCATCGATGGCCATACGTGTGGCACGGTCGCGCAACTCGGGCGAGTACTTCGATGGGCGAGGCGTGAAACAAGTGTCCCTTCCGGTCAAACCTGTCTCCATCAAACCCGGGTCAATTCAGCGACTGGTCGACAAGTGGTGCGGCACCTTCCCTTCGGGTGCCGGAACATCACTGTCGGCAGCCGCCGACCACCTCGTCAGTCCCTGCGCCGTCGACCGCGGGGCACTACTGCTGAAATCAGGCCGTCTGCGCCTCTCCGAGGGAGAACCGGGCTGTCGCAGTTTGATTTACGAGGTTTGTCGGTAAATCTGCGTAGAATGTGGTCCTGACCTGCGATAATGGTGGTGTGGCGAAGGATTATCGGGCGGTCGACCGCGATCAGCAGTTTCTGTTGCCTCCGAGCATGCGGGAGTGGTTGCCGGCCGATGATCCGGTCTGGTTGGTGATCTCACTGGTCGACCGCCTGGACACCTCGGGGCTGCATGCGCTGCGTAAGACCGGTGGGGTCGGGCGCCGCGGCTACGACCCGGACATGCTGCTGACGCTGTTGATCTGGGGGTGGGCGCACGGGGAACGCTCGTCGCGGAAGCTGGAGCGCCTGTGCCATCGGGACATCGCCTTCCGCGTCATCTGCGGCGGCGATCCGCCTGATCACGCGACGGTCGCGCGGTTCCGGGCGCAGGCCTCACCGGTGATGCCGGCGTTGTTCACGCAGGTGCTGGCCGCGTGCGCTCAGCTCGGGATGGGCAAGGTCGGCGTGGTCGCCTTGGACGGGGTCAAGATCGCTTCGAACGCCTCGATGGCGAAGAACCGCACCGAGAAATCGTTGGTGAAGGCCCGCGAGGCAGAGGTGGCCGCCTTGCGGGAAAAGCTCAACAAAGCCGCGCGCGAGGCTGATGCCGAGCATGCGGCCAACGACGCCGACGACGATGACAACCAGTCCGTTCCCGACGAGCTGCTCAAATCTGATCGCCTCAAACGCATCGATGCAGCGTTGGAAAATGTTCGGGCATTGAACAAGGCAGCCGAGGACAAGCAGTCCACGCCCATTGATTTCGAGGCCCTCGAAGCCAAGCGGGCCGCCGAGGACGCCGAGCGGGCCGAGTTCGTGACGCAGTGGAAACAGGAGTGGACCAACGGTTCTCGACGTGTTGGGCCCCCGCCGATCGAGATGCGTATCGAAGTCGCTGAAGCCGGCGTGCAGAAGGCTCGTGATCGGCAGCAGGCCAAGATCGATCGGCATGCAGCCAGTGGGTTGGGGCGTCCGCCGTTGCCGGTCGAGGACACCAAGAAGGTCCGTGATGCCTACGATCGCCTCGCCAAAGCATGCGCGGAAACCCACGCCTGGCAGACCCGCCGGGATGCCGAACGGCAGAAGCAGCGCGAGTACAAACAGCGGATATTGACCAATCGGGCGACGAGTAGACCGCATCGCGCCAACACCGACAACCTCGGCAACATCACCGACCCGCAGTCGCGGCCGATGCCGTTGCGGGGCGGCGGCTGGGTGCAGGGCTACAACTGCCAGGCCGTCACCACCTCCGACGGCCTGATCATCGCCACCGGCGTCGGCGACGGCCCGATCGATGCGCCGACGTTCATTCCGATGATGGACAAGGCCGTCAAGGCCGTCGCGATCCTGACCGAACACCGGCCACCCGGGTATGAGGCCGGCCCTGCTCAGATCGGGACCCTGCTCGCCGATGCCGGGTACCTCGCCGAAGACAACCTCACCGCGGCCGGCCCCAAACGGTTGATCGCCACCGCGAAATCACACAAGCTCCCGCGCGACACCAGCGAGTTGAGTCCGCCTGCCAAGAATGCTCCGCCGATCGAGAAAATGACCTACGAGCTGGCCACGCAGGAGGGTCGAGCGCTGTACTCCCAGCGCAGTCACATCGCCGAAACACCGTTCGGGCAGGCCAAGCACAATCTCCGATTCCGGCGATTCACCAGTCGTGGAATCGATCGTGCCGCTTCCGAATTCGCATTCCACGCCTTGGTCAACAACATTCTCAAGGCCATCACCGGAGGGCACCTGGCCACTGCATGAGAGGCCAATGAAGGGACCGGCCACCTCCCGCCGACCGAGTATTCATTCGGCCAGCGGGAGGAGAGCGATCATCGATTTCGAAACTGCGACAGCCCGAAATTGCCGTCGGACAGCCGCAGTCGGCCTGATTTCAGCGATATCGACGGGTGGGCAATACAGCCCAGGCCGACGCCGACCGCGACGCACTCAGAAGTTCCGTCGGCGTTTGCTTTCGCTCAGGCGGGAGGGAGTTTCGGGGGGTTGGCGGCGAAGGCTTCGGGGTCGCCGCCGGCCTGGACGATGCCGACCAGGCTGCTCCAGACCATCATCGTCAGCTCGTCCGTCAGGGCCCGGGCCGTGCGGTCGGGAGAGGAGATCCACTCCTCGACGGCGCGGGTCGTCGCGCCGACCATCGCCGTCGCCCACGTCCGGGCACCCGACGTCTGTGCGCCGCGGGCCGCAAAACGGGTCTCCAGCGTCGACTCCAGAGCGCCCGCGAAGATCTTCTCCGCATCCGCGGCCACCGGACGGCTCGCCGACGGCCGCGCCATCGTGAACCGGTACACGTTCGGATCCGACGACACCGTCTCCACGTAGACGCTGATCGTCGCCTGCACCAGGCGGTAATCGCCGATGTCGCCCGACAAGGCCTCGATCAAGCGCGGCATGATCGTCGACTCCACATACGCCAGAGTCACCGCAGCAGCCAGATCGTTCTTGTCCGCGAAATACCGGTACAGCACCGTCTTCGACACCCCGATGTGGCGAGCGATGTCGTCCATCCCCGCCTCCGCGCCCAACGCGCGGACCGCCTCGATCGTGCCCGTCGTCAACTCCGCCCGACGCTCCTGCTTGTGCTTCTCCCAGCGCTGCTTTCGACCGTCAGACGTGACGGCCTCCACCGCGGGCGTCAGCACGCGCTGTTCGAGCTCACGAGTCAACGTCGCCGCCGCATTCACAGCGGCGCGCGCAGCACTCGTCGGTATCGGTGGGTTAGCCATCACCTAGCAACCCTAGTAGGCGGTGGGTAACACTGGACGAGTGTCGTCCACCTTCGATCAACGGTCACGGCTCGCAGCGGTGCCCTCGGTGCCCGCGGGACTCACCGAAAACGACGCGCAGCGGGCCCGTGACCTGCGGCGCATGAAGATCCTCGCCACCGGTCTGCTGCTCTGTGCCGCCGCCATCTACTTCGTCATGCGATGGCTCGAACACCGCGACGGCCAGGATGTCGCGGCTTGGGTCGGGTACGTCCGGGCCACCGCCGAAGCCGGAATGGTCGGTGCGCTCGCCGACTGGTTCGCCGTCACCGCCCTCTTCCGGCAGCCCCTCGGACTGCCCATCCCGCACACCGCGCTGATCCCGCGGAAGAAGGACCAGATCGGCGAACAGCTCGGCGGGTTCATCCAAGAGAACTTCATGACCCGGGACGTCATCGAAGGCCGCGTCCGTGCCCTCGACCTACCGCGGCGCGTGTCCACCTGGTTCGCCGACCCCGCCAACAAACCGCGCGTCAACGACGAGGTGTCCCGCGTCTTCAAACTCTGGTCCGAGATGCTGCGCGACGAAGACGTCGAACGCTTCATTCAAGCCGTCCTCAAGTGGGCGGCCGAACCCGTCTGGGCACCGCCTGCCGGTCGCATCCTCGAACAGCTCGTCGCCGAAGACCGCCTAGAACCCGTCATCCAACTGGCCTGCGACCGCGCCCACGACTGGGCGCTCGGCAGCTCCCTGCTCATCGATCGCGTCGTCGACCGCGACGGCCCCGCCTGGGCGCCGAAATTCGTCAACCACCTCGTCGGCGACAAGATCTACCGCGAACTCACCGAATTCACCTACAAGGTCCGCAGCGACCCCCGCCACGAACTCCGCATCGCGATGCACGACTTCATCGCCGACTTCGCCCAAGAGCTGCAGCACGACGACGCCACCATCGCCAAGTTCGAGGGCCTCAAAGACGAACTCCTCGGCCGCGACGAGATCACCGGCGCGGCATCCACCGCATGGCAGGCAGGCAAAGCCGTCATCGAGCAGATGCTCGACGACCCCGAGTCCACCCTCCGCACCTCACTGTCCGACGCCGTCGTCCAACTCGCCGAACGCATCCGCGACGACGAGCCGCTCCAAGCCAAGATGAACGGCTGGACGGTGCGCGCCGCACGACACGTCGCCGAGAACTACTCGCCCGAGATCATCTCGGTCATCACCGAGACCGTCCGCAGCTGGGACGCCGAGGAGACCAGCCGCAAGATCGAACTCCAAGTGGGCCGCGACCTGCAGTTCATCCGCATCAACGGCACCGTCGTCGGCTCCCTCGCCGGTTTGACGATCTACACCGTCTCCGTGCTGCTGTTCTCCTGACGGCGACACCGCCGACGAAAACAAGCACGTGCGCTTGCACTTGTTAGCGCTCGTCGCGGATACTGGACGAGGGAGGAAGGGACACATGACATCCGAGCAGAGCAATCAGGACGCCCCGCAGGACGGCGCGACCACGGTCGAGGCCGTGACCAACGCGGCGCAGGACATCGGCGAGTTCATCCGAACCCAACGACTGTCCGCCAAGGTGTCGCTGCGTCAGCTCGCCGAACGCGCCGGAGTCTCCAACCCGTACCTCTCGCAGATCGAACGAGGCCTGCGCAAGCCGTCGGCCGACGTCCTGTCCCAGATCGCCAAGGGACTGCGCGTGTCCGCCGAGGTCCTGTACGTCCGTGCGGGCATCCTCGAAGCCCGACCCGCCAGCCCGGTCCGCGACGCCCTCCTCGCCGACGGCTCCATCAGCGAACGCCAGAAGCAGATGCTGCTCGAGATCTACGACTCCTTCCGCCGCGAGAACGCCCAGGGCGACGACGGCGAACAGCAGACTCCCGCCGACGAGGCCGGCTCCGCTGTGAACGAGGTGAGCGACGTCCTCGGCACCGACTCGGCCACGTCGGCCCGTGATTAAGGTGGACTCGTGAGCACCGCAGTCTTCGTCCTGTACGCCCAGCACTACATCCTGCTGGCCATCACCGTGGTATCCGGGATCACGGGTGCCGTGGCGCTCGTGCACGCCGCAACCACCCGGGCCGACGCATTCACCGCGATCAGCGCCCAGACGAAGGGGATCTGGGTGGCGATCCTCGCCGTCTCGACCGTCCTCATCTGGGTGGTGCAGGCCACTCTCGGATTCGGCCTGATGTTCTTCCTCATCGCGATCACCGCGGTGCTGGTCTACGTCGTCGACGTCCGCGCGCGGATCGACGAGATCCTGGGACGCTCGTGGTTCCGGAAGAACGCGTAGAGACGCGGCCGACCCAGTGAGCGAATACCGCATCAACGACCTCGCCCAGGTGTCGGGCGTCAGCGTCCGCAACATCCGCGTCTACCAGGACCGCGGACTGCTCCCGCCGCCGACCATCCGCGGCCGCACCGGCTGGTACTCCGACGAACACCTGGTCCGCTTGAACTTGATCTCGCGGATGCTGGAGCGCGGCTACACCTTCGCGACCATCAGCGAACTACTGCATGCCGCGCACTACGGCATGAAGGTGGAGCACGTGCTGCGTGCCGCCCCGAAGGGCGGCCGGCTGCGCAACATCAAGCGCGCAGCAACGATCACCTTCACCGAATTGAAGAAGACCCTGGGCGCCGACGAGCGGGCCATCTCACTCAGCCAGAAGCTGGGACTGCTCACCAAAGACGGCACCCACTATGCAATCCGCAACCCGGAAGTGCTGGAAGGCGCCGAGGCGCTGGTCAAAGGCGGCATCGACATCGATGACCTCCTCGAACGATGGGTACGAGTCGAGTCGGATCTGACCGATGTCGCTCGCAGCTTCGTCTCCATCATCACCGGCCAGTACTTCGACGAGAATCTGCCGGACCTGGGGGAGGCGAAGCTCGCGAAGATCGCGGGCCTGATCCAGACCGTCCGGCCGATGGCCCACGAGATCGTCGAGACCACGTTCAGTCGAGCACTCGACAACGAGATCTCCCGCGCGATCGGCGAGGCCACCAAGTATTTCGAAGCGAAGCAGCACCGGGCTGCGGGCGACGGCGCCACCGCCGCCGACCCAACGGAAGAGGACGACCGATGACGAGCAAGAGCAAGTGGGCGCAGGCGCGCAAATGGGGGGCCGTCGCGGCCGGAGCGTTCACCGCGGCCACTGCAGCGCAGTTCGCGATCACCGGCGGCGCCATGCTGCGCGAGGTCTTCAAGTACCCGGATCCCGTCGACGACGGCCCCGACCCGGCCCTGCGGACCCCGACCCACTCGATGCGCTCGTCCGTCGTCGGCACGCCCGACGGCGCCCTGCTGCACGTGGTCGCATCCGGTGACATCGACGACTCCGACGAGATCCTCGTCCTCATCCACGGCTGGACCTGCAACACCGCGTTCTGGAACGCCCAGTTCAACCACTTCGGCGACAGCCGCCCGATCGTCGCCTACGACCAGCGCGGGCACGGGCTGTCCGAGCTCGGCCCCAATCGACCGACCGTCGACATGCTGGGGCAGGACCTCGAAGCCGTCCTCGAGGCGATGATCCCGGAGGGCAAGCGCGCCGTTCTCGTCGGTCACAGCATGGGCGGCATGACCATCATGTCGTGGGCCCAGCAGTTCGGTGCCGGCATGGAGGATCGCGTCTCGGCCATCGTCCTGTGCGCCACGGCCGCCCGCGGCGTGGTGCAGCGCCAGCACCTGATCCCCGACAACCTGCCCGCCCTCGCCAAGCCGGGCAAGAAGGTGCTGCAGCGCGTGTTCACCTCGGCACCGGTGCCGCTGCCGGTCAACGCCCTCACCGCGCGCTTCGAGCACTACGTCGCACTCGGTCCGGTGGCCCGCAAGGCGCACGTCGAGTTCTCCGACAAGATGGTCTCCGCCTGCTCCCCGAAGGCGCGCGCCGCCTGGGGTTCGGCCATGTACACCCTCGACGTCCTGTCCGGTCTCGACAAGGTGACCGTTCCGACGGCCGTCGTCGTCGGCACCGCCGACCTCCTGACCCCGCAGAAGCATGCCGACGAGATGGCGAAGGCGCTCAGCAGCCGCGGCTTCCTCCGCTCGTACAGCACCTACGAGGGTTCCGGACACATGGCGCCGTTCGAGCGGTCCGCGGAGTTCAACGAACTGCTCGACGAGGTCCTCGAGGAGCTCAGCGAGGCAACCGGCAGTTGACGAAGACCGGCTCGGGGTGCAGGTCGACACCGAACGCGTCGCGCACCCCGTCCCGGACCCGTCCCGCCAACTCCAGCAGGTCCGCGGTGGTCGCCGCCCCGCGGTTCGTCAGCGCCAGGGTGTGCTTCGTCGACAGCCGCGCGGGGGCGTCGTCGCCCGGGAAGCCCTTCGTGAAGCCCGCGCGCTCGATCAACCAGCCCGCCGACAGTTTCACGCCCGCGTCCGCGGGATAGCGGGGGACCGTCACGTCGTCGCCGACCCGCGCGACGATCCGCGCCAGGACGGCCGCCGCATCGGCCTCGGGCACGATCGGATTGGTGAAGAACGAGCCCGCACTCCAGGTGTCGTGGTCGGCGGCGTCGAGCACCATGCCCTTGCCCGCGCGCAGCGACAGCACTCGTTCGCGGACGGAGGCCGCCTCCGCGGTGCCGCCCTCGTCGACGCCGATCGCCCGGGCCAATTCGCGGTAGGCGATGGGGGCGGACACGCCGTCGGCGTTGAGCCAGAACGAGACCGCCAGCACCACGTGGGTGTCACGGCCCTTCAACTTGCTGGTGCGGTACGCCAGGTCGAGGGCCTCCGGACCCACCCAGGCGGTCTCGCCGGTCGCGCGGTCCAGCAGCCGAACGCTGCGCAGCACGTCGGCCACCTCGACACCGTACGCGCCGACGTTCTGCACGGGCGTGGTGCCCGCCGCGCCGGGAATCCCGGACAGGCATTCCAGGCCGCCGAAGCCTGCGGCGACGGTGTCGGCGACCAGCGCGTCCCAGTCGGTGCCCGCCTCGGCGGTCACGAACGGTCGGTCGCCGTCGACGCCGTATTCGATGCCGCTCGACGCGATGACCACGGCGACGCCGTCGAAACCGTCGTCGCCGATCACCAGGTTGGAGCCGCCGCCGATCAGCAGGACCGGCTCGCGACGGGAATCGAGATCGCGGATCGTCGACACCAGCGTGTCGGTGTCGTCGCAGCGGACGACGCTGCGCGCGGGCCCGCCGAGACGCAACGTGGTGAGGGAGGCCAGAACGGTGTCGGCGGAACCTGCGATCTCGTGGGAATTCGTCACACCGGTAACGGTAGCCTGACTGCTATGTCGAGCAAGTTCGAGCATTCGGTGAGCTATCCGTCGTCCGTGTCCGCGCTGTGGTCGCTGCTCAGCACCGAGCAGTACTGGCGCGATCTCATCGCCGCCACCAACGGTGACCACGGTGTGCTCGAGTCGTTCACCCTCGACGGTGACACCGTCACCGTGATCACCAAGCAGGGCGTGGGCGCCGAGAACCTGCCGTCGGTGGTCACCGCCGTCCGTCCCGGCGACCTCGAGATCCCGCGGACCAGCACGTTCACCCTCGGCGGCGCCGCCATCACCGGCCGCATGGAGGCCTCGGTCAGCGGTGCCCCGGCCACCATCTCCGGCGACATCACGATCGCAGGCGACCCGGCCGTCGCCCAGTACCTCGGCAGCGCCAACGTGGCGATCCCGTTCGTCGGCGGCAAGATCGAGAAGGCCGTCATCGAGCAGGTCGGTCACCTGCTCGATGCCGAACGCGACGCGACTGTCGATTTTCTCGGACGTTAATTCTGACGTTAGGCTGTTCCACATGGCACGACGGCTCAGCTATTCGGCCCGGTACACGCACCCGGCCGAGAAGATCTACCAGGCGCTCTCGCAGAAGAACTACTGGGAAGACCTCATGGAGGGGTTCCGTGAGCTGACGCCGATCTCCAGCGTCCGCGAGTTCGAGCAGAACGGCGACGGCATCCGCGTGGTGCTGGAGCAGACCATCACCCGCGACATGCTGCCGCCGATCGCGCAGACCGTGATGATGAAGGACATGCTCATCACCCGCATCGAGACCTACGGCGTCCTCGACGGCGAGTCGAAGCGGACCACCGGCACCTACACGGCGTCGATTCCGGCGGGCCCCGGCTCGCTGACCGGTGAGCAGGAACTGTTCCCGACCGAGACCGGCTGCACCATCCGCAAGACCACCGAGGTCAAGGTCTACATCCCGTTCGTCAACGCCAAGCTGGAACAGCTGATGCTGGTCAACCTCGTCGACCTGTTCCGCGGCGAAGCCGAGTTCACCTCCACCTGGGTGCAGGACAACATCGCATGACCCGGTCCGGCCTCAAGGCCGGACGACCTCAGGGACGGATCACCCGCGGCACCACCAACATCAACCGGTTGCGACGCGTCGACCGTGCGATGGCCGCCGACCCGCGCATCCGGGCGGCGCTCGACGTCGAACGACCGCTGGCCGTCGACCTCGGTTACGGCGGTCGCCCGAACACGGCCGTCGAGATGGCGCTCCGCCTACGCCGCGCCGTGCCGTCCCTGGAGCTCGTCGGCCTCGAGATCGATCCCGCGCGCCTCGTCGAACCGCGTGAGGGCGTCCGGTTCGCGCTCGGCGGCTTCGAGTTGGCCGGTCTGCACCCGAACCTGGTCCGCGCCTTCAACGTGCTGCGCCAGTACGACGAGAGCGAGGTCCGCGCGGCGTGGGCGCAGATGCAGGAGGCACTGGCTCCCGGCGGCCTGATCGTTGAGGGCACGTGCGATGAGATCGGTCGACGCTGCTGCTGGATCCTGCTCGACGCGACCGGCCCGCAGGAGCTGACGCTGTCGTGGTCGCCGGCCTACACCCAGCATCCGTCCGAGTTGGCGGCGCGACTCCCGAAGGCCCTCATCCACCACAACGTGGCGGGGGAGGCCATCCACGAGTTGCTCACCTGCGCGGACCGCTGCTGGGATCGGGCGGCCTCGCACGAGACCTACGGTCCGCGCGACCGCTGGCGCTACGCGCGGGCCATGATGCTCGACTCCGGCATCCGCGTGACCATCCCGCGCGGTCGTCGCGTGGACAACATGCTGTCGGTCCCGTGGGAATTGGTGTCGCCGAACTGAGCCGCCACCTCGTGCGGCAGTCGGCGCCTGTCGTCCGTACGGATGGACCTGCGAAGATGTCTCATTTCCGGCTTACGATTGCCCCATGTCCACACCTGATCGGCCCGACGGGAGCGCCTCGGGCGCAGTGCCTCCGGACCAGTACGCCGAGACGATGTCGCGCGCCGTACCCGACCACTCGGCCACGCAGTACCCGGTCTCCGGCTCCCAGAGCACACGGTTCGCGAGCACACAGTTCGCAAGCAACGAGTATCCGAGCAGTGGGTATCCGAGCGCATCGACGCCCGTCGAGTACCCGACCTTCACCTACGAGCCGCCGAACAACGGCGGCGGTTCGCGCGCGGTCCTGCTCGGTGTGGCGATCGCCTGCGTGATCGGGCTGGCGGCGGCAGCCGTCTTCGTCTGGCTCAAGGTCGCCGACAAGGGCGACGACGCACCGAGCGCAGCTCAGTCCGGCCCAACAGTCGTCGAGACCCAGCAGCCGACGACCACCGTCACCGTCCCCGTCGACCCGGAGCTCGCCGCCGGCGACTCGATCCGTACGCAGATCGAGGCCGACACCGAGTCCGTGCGGACGAGTAACAACAACCAGTGGGCGGCTCAGGTCAGCTCCAAACGTCTCGGCTTGGTCGCCGAGGGAATCACCTGGGACAACCGAGCGATCTGGTCGGAGTTCGAAGCATCCAGGTCGCGCTACCCGCAGGTGAAGCTCCTCGATTCGGGCGACTGGTCGGTGTTCTCCGAACCGGGTTGGATCGTCACGATCTCGGCGCAGAACTTCTCCAGTCCGCAATCGGCGCTGACCTGGTGCCGCAGCGTCGGGCTCGACAAGGACCACTGTTTCGCCAAGCTCGTCAGTGACAGTCGGGGGCCGGAGGGAACTACGCTCTATCAGAGGTGACCGCTGCCTCGGAGGAGACGACATGCGACTGGCGATGGCCCAGATCAGTTCCACGGACGACCCGTCGACCAACCTGGCCACGGTGGTGCAGCAGACGAGGCAGGCGGCCACCGAGGGCGCCGAGCTGATCGTCTTTCCCGAGGCGACGATGTGCCGGTTCGGCGTCTCGCTCCGGGGTATCGCGCAGCCCCTCGACGGGCCCTGGGCCACCGAGGTCGTTCGGACGGCCGACGCCGAGGGGATCGCTGTGGTCGCGGGCATGTTCACCCCATCGGATGACGGGCGCGTCTGCAACACGCTGCTCGTCGCTCGTCCGGGCGAGGAGCCCGTCGGCTACGACAAGATCCACCTGTACGACGCCTTCGGGTTCGCGGAGTCCGCGACCGTCGCTGCAGGCGCGGAACCGCTCGTCGTCGAGATCGCAGGACACCTCGTCGGGGTCGCCACCTGCTACGACATCCGGTTTCCGGCGCTCTTCACGGAGCTGTCCCGGCGGGGCTCGGAGCTGATCGTGGTGCCGACGTCGTGGGGTGCGGGCCCCGGCAAGGTGCAGCAGTGGGAGGTCCTGTCGACGGCGCGAGCCCTGGATTCGACGGCCTTCGTCGCCGCGGTCGGGCAGGCGCTGCCGACCGATCCCGCCGTCCGGGATTCTTCGGCTCCGACGGGGATAGGCCATAGCCGCCTCTCAGATCCGTTCGGTAGCGTGATCGCCGACTACGATTCCGCGGTGCAGACCGGTGTCCACGACATCGACCTGGGCCTGACACACAAGGCGCGCACGGCGCTGGCCGTCCTGGCCAACGCTCGCGAGATCCCCCGCCTGGATGGGACCACAGCTAGATGACCGACAACGAACACCCGTCGCAGCCCGACGAACCGACCGGCGACTCGACCGCACGCGACGCCGCAGACGGCACGTCGAGCGAGGTCCCCGCGACGAGTTCGCCGGAGGCCCCGGCCGTGGACGACGCCCCGAAGACGGGAGCGCACGCCGCACCC is part of the Gordonia phthalatica genome and harbors:
- a CDS encoding DUF2505 domain-containing protein, whose product is MSSKFEHSVSYPSSVSALWSLLSTEQYWRDLIAATNGDHGVLESFTLDGDTVTVITKQGVGAENLPSVVTAVRPGDLEIPRTSTFTLGGAAITGRMEASVSGAPATISGDITIAGDPAVAQYLGSANVAIPFVGGKIEKAVIEQVGHLLDAERDATVDFLGR
- a CDS encoding class I SAM-dependent methyltransferase encodes the protein MTRSGLKAGRPQGRITRGTTNINRLRRVDRAMAADPRIRAALDVERPLAVDLGYGGRPNTAVEMALRLRRAVPSLELVGLEIDPARLVEPREGVRFALGGFELAGLHPNLVRAFNVLRQYDESEVRAAWAQMQEALAPGGLIVEGTCDEIGRRCCWILLDATGPQELTLSWSPAYTQHPSELAARLPKALIHHNVAGEAIHELLTCADRCWDRAASHETYGPRDRWRYARAMMLDSGIRVTIPRGRRVDNMLSVPWELVSPN
- a CDS encoding carbon-nitrogen hydrolase family protein, with product MRLAMAQISSTDDPSTNLATVVQQTRQAATEGAELIVFPEATMCRFGVSLRGIAQPLDGPWATEVVRTADAEGIAVVAGMFTPSDDGRVCNTLLVARPGEEPVGYDKIHLYDAFGFAESATVAAGAEPLVVEIAGHLVGVATCYDIRFPALFTELSRRGSELIVVPTSWGAGPGKVQQWEVLSTARALDSTAFVAAVGQALPTDPAVRDSSAPTGIGHSRLSDPFGSVIADYDSAVQTGVHDIDLGLTHKARTALAVLANAREIPRLDGTTAR
- a CDS encoding DUF2505 domain-containing protein is translated as MARRLSYSARYTHPAEKIYQALSQKNYWEDLMEGFRELTPISSVREFEQNGDGIRVVLEQTITRDMLPPIAQTVMMKDMLITRIETYGVLDGESKRTTGTYTASIPAGPGSLTGEQELFPTETGCTIRKTTEVKVYIPFVNAKLEQLMLVNLVDLFRGEAEFTSTWVQDNIA